The proteins below are encoded in one region of Bacteroides uniformis:
- a CDS encoding type II toxin-antitoxin system RelE/ParE family toxin — MEIHFDKEYLQQLYEEGKTKDKKYRFQPQMVKRYQLRIKTLEYVQNIEELYAIRSFHYEVLKGDKAGISSIRVNDQYRIEFTVKQSTSETVVTICNILELSNHYK; from the coding sequence ATGGAAATACACTTTGATAAGGAATACTTGCAACAACTATATGAGGAAGGAAAAACAAAGGATAAGAAATATCGCTTTCAGCCTCAAATGGTGAAACGATATCAGTTGCGCATAAAGACCTTGGAATACGTTCAAAATATCGAAGAGCTTTACGCCATTCGGTCGTTTCATTACGAAGTATTGAAAGGAGATAAAGCAGGTATTTCTTCCATTAGAGTAAATGACCAATACCGCATAGAATTCACAGTAAAGCAGAGTACATCTGAAACCGTAGTGACAATATGTAATATCCTGGAATTATCGAACCACTATAAATGA
- a CDS encoding outer membrane beta-barrel protein, whose translation MKKLALFVCLLVVTVAAQAQFEKGKWILNPSITGLEFSHDTGTDKTSFGLEAKGGAFLLDNIALLVHAGAAWNTGGSDLDVYTLGVGGRYYFDKIGVYLGADVNVDRWDWGHDLDDTKFSFGLEAGYAFFLTRTVTIEPAAYWNVNSDRSKFGLKVGFGFYF comes from the coding sequence ATGAAAAAACTGGCATTATTCGTTTGCTTGCTTGTTGTCACAGTGGCAGCTCAGGCACAGTTTGAAAAAGGTAAGTGGATTTTGAACCCGTCCATCACCGGTTTGGAATTTTCTCATGACACGGGAACCGACAAGACAAGTTTTGGCCTTGAAGCCAAGGGAGGTGCTTTCCTGCTCGACAACATCGCCTTGCTGGTGCATGCTGGGGCTGCTTGGAATACCGGAGGGTCTGACCTCGATGTCTATACGCTGGGTGTAGGTGGACGTTATTATTTCGACAAGATTGGCGTGTATCTGGGTGCCGATGTCAATGTGGACCGTTGGGATTGGGGACATGATTTGGATGATACCAAGTTCTCTTTCGGTCTGGAAGCCGGTTATGCGTTCTTCCTGACCCGCACGGTGACCATCGAACCTGCAGCTTACTGGAACGTCAATAGCGACCGTTCTAAATTCGGTCTGAAGGTAGGTTTCGGATTCTATTTCTAA
- a CDS encoding energy transducer TonB gives MNRVCITLLLCCLSSCRMNKTERMEMSEDSIDTVRIDQGVGKKTVSDSLKIGIADDGDYLQRQLLAIHEELRKRLNNTPYTHIQRNVTGYGVGLHCIDLDLMVNTPERQKEFREKIMDSPVFCFHGVEVPVINERVSRNHIRGIHIRPEYPVFSTKALHATFILSNHSGGDLTCGEHYYLTFEDEKGTWRELPINAAFWDIAYVLRDGEERVMKASLYPDVHPNKPGRYRYFYEITIRRKPVLMMAEFRLTDNEEEWRTAEKTSLPPYISDAGKGGSPQLITEEPMEEPVYKVVEVMPEFPGGMKALMDFIQKNIRYPEEVRKNGIQGRVAVSVVIDENGRVTDPVIMRSRYPALDEEALRIVELMPQWKPGMQQGKAVKVEFTFPVTFKLE, from the coding sequence ATGAATAGAGTTTGTATTACCTTATTGCTTTGCTGCTTGTCATCTTGCCGAATGAATAAGACGGAACGCATGGAAATGTCTGAAGATTCCATAGATACAGTAAGGATAGACCAAGGGGTGGGAAAAAAAACAGTGAGCGATAGCCTCAAGATAGGGATTGCGGATGATGGTGACTACTTGCAAAGACAATTGCTTGCCATTCACGAAGAACTGAGAAAAAGATTGAATAATACACCATATACACACATTCAGAGGAATGTGACCGGATATGGGGTGGGGTTGCATTGCATCGATCTAGATTTGATGGTGAATACTCCCGAGCGGCAGAAAGAGTTCCGGGAGAAGATAATGGACTCCCCCGTTTTCTGTTTTCATGGTGTAGAAGTCCCCGTCATCAACGAGAGAGTAAGCAGGAATCATATTCGTGGCATCCATATCCGTCCCGAATATCCGGTCTTTTCAACGAAAGCTCTCCATGCGACATTCATCCTCAGCAATCACAGCGGCGGAGATTTGACCTGCGGCGAGCATTACTACCTGACGTTCGAAGACGAAAAAGGTACCTGGCGGGAATTGCCGATAAACGCTGCCTTTTGGGACATCGCCTATGTGCTGCGGGATGGGGAGGAAAGGGTTATGAAAGCCTCCCTTTATCCGGATGTGCATCCCAACAAGCCGGGACGCTACCGTTACTTTTATGAGATAACCATCAGGAGGAAACCTGTCTTGATGATGGCTGAGTTCAGACTGACGGACAATGAGGAAGAATGGAGAACGGCGGAAAAGACATCTCTTCCCCCTTATATTTCGGATGCAGGGAAGGGCGGGAGCCCACAATTGATAACGGAAGAGCCAATGGAAGAACCGGTCTATAAAGTAGTGGAAGTGATGCCCGAGTTTCCGGGAGGTATGAAAGCCTTAATGGATTTTATTCAAAAGAATATCCGTTATCCGGAAGAAGTCCGTAAGAATGGCATTCAAGGAAGAGTTGCTGTCAGCGTGGTGATTGACGAGAATGGTCGTGTGACGGACCCCGTTATTATGCGCAGCAGGTATCCTGCCCTGGATGAGGAAGCATTACGGATTGTAGAATTGATGCCACAATGGAAACCGGGGATGCAGCAGGGTAAAGCCGTGAAGGTGGAATTTACTTTTCCGGTTACTTTTAAATTGGAGTAG
- a CDS encoding HigA family addiction module antitoxin, whose product MGNYKCQRPIHPGELLKEEVENRKLPQTKLAAQTGISYKVLNDILNCRRPLTTSTALLFEAALGISASLLMRMQLDYNMQLAESDQTLMERLKQVRKYAALL is encoded by the coding sequence ATGGGAAATTATAAATGCCAACGCCCTATACATCCGGGTGAATTACTCAAAGAAGAGGTGGAAAATAGAAAATTACCCCAAACTAAGCTTGCTGCACAAACCGGCATCTCATATAAGGTACTAAACGACATCTTGAACTGTCGACGTCCCCTCACAACATCTACAGCATTGCTCTTTGAAGCAGCCTTGGGAATCAGTGCCAGCTTGCTGATGCGAATGCAGCTAGACTATAACATGCAATTGGCTGAAAGTGACCAAACACTCATGGAGCGCTTGAAACAAGTTAGAAAATATGCAGCATTGCTCTAA
- a CDS encoding carbon starvation CstA family protein: MITFTLCLLALIAGYFIYGRFIERVFGPDDRKTPALTKADGVDYIPLPTWKIFMIQFLNIAGLGPIFGAIMGAKFGTASYLWIVLGSIFVGAVHDYLAGMLSLRHDGESLPEIIGRYLGLTTKQLMRGFTVILMILVGAVFVAGPAGLLAKLTPDSLDTTFWIIVVFAYYIFATLLPVDKIIGKIYPLFAVALLFMAVGILVMLYVNHPALPEIWDGLQNTHPDAVALPIFPIMFVSIACGAISGFHATQSPLMARCMTSERHGRPVFYGAMITEGIVALIWAAAATYFFHENGMGETNASIIVDAITKDWLGAVGGVLAILGVIAAPITSGDTAFRSARLIVADFLGMEQKSMRRRLYICIPMFLVAISLLLYSLRDKDGFDMIWRYFAWANQTLSVFTLWAITVYLVREKKGRYYYVTYFPALFMTAVCTTYICIAPEGFGLGPNYALGVALIAVVLAAIWFNIWYFKTTKKLW; encoded by the coding sequence ATGATTACATTTACGCTTTGCCTGCTGGCGTTGATAGCCGGCTATTTTATCTACGGACGCTTCATAGAACGCGTCTTTGGTCCCGATGACCGCAAAACACCCGCCCTTACCAAAGCCGATGGTGTGGATTACATTCCACTGCCTACTTGGAAAATCTTTATGATACAGTTTCTCAATATTGCCGGGTTGGGACCTATCTTCGGTGCCATCATGGGAGCTAAGTTCGGTACGGCATCCTATCTGTGGATTGTACTTGGCAGTATCTTTGTCGGTGCAGTGCACGACTATCTTGCCGGTATGCTCTCCTTGCGGCATGACGGGGAAAGCCTGCCGGAAATCATCGGACGCTATCTGGGGCTGACCACCAAGCAGTTGATGCGCGGCTTTACCGTCATCCTGATGATATTGGTGGGAGCTGTCTTTGTGGCAGGGCCGGCCGGACTGCTTGCCAAGTTGACCCCCGACAGCTTGGATACCACCTTCTGGATTATTGTTGTTTTCGCTTATTATATCTTTGCCACTTTGCTGCCGGTAGATAAGATTATCGGTAAGATATACCCACTGTTCGCCGTTGCCCTGCTGTTCATGGCGGTCGGTATTCTGGTAATGCTTTACGTCAACCATCCTGCATTGCCGGAGATATGGGACGGATTGCAGAACACGCATCCCGATGCGGTTGCATTGCCCATCTTCCCCATCATGTTCGTCAGCATTGCCTGCGGTGCCATCAGTGGCTTCCATGCCACGCAGAGTCCGCTGATGGCACGTTGCATGACAAGCGAGCGCCACGGACGCCCCGTTTTCTATGGGGCAATGATAACCGAAGGCATTGTAGCTCTGATATGGGCTGCCGCCGCCACTTATTTCTTCCACGAGAACGGGATGGGGGAGACGAATGCCTCTATCATTGTAGACGCCATTACAAAAGACTGGCTGGGTGCCGTAGGTGGCGTATTGGCCATTCTGGGTGTTATTGCCGCGCCTATTACCAGTGGCGACACGGCTTTCCGTTCAGCGCGCCTCATTGTGGCGGATTTCTTGGGAATGGAACAAAAATCCATGCGTCGCCGTTTATATATATGCATCCCGATGTTCCTGGTAGCCATTAGCTTGTTGCTTTACAGCCTGCGGGACAAGGATGGATTTGACATGATTTGGCGTTATTTTGCCTGGGCCAATCAGACTCTGTCCGTCTTTACGTTGTGGGCCATTACGGTCTATCTGGTACGCGAGAAGAAAGGACGTTATTATTACGTCACCTATTTCCCGGCATTATTCATGACGGCTGTGTGTACCACTTACATCTGCATTGCTCCCGAAGGTTTCGGGCTCGGTCCGAATTATGCGCTGGGCGTAGCCTTGATAGCTGTTGTGCTGGCTGCTATTTGGTTTAATATTTGGTATTTTAAGACGACTAAAAAACTTTGGTAA